In the genome of Coraliomargarita algicola, one region contains:
- a CDS encoding MFS transporter, whose protein sequence is MSDTHPTHYHKAKPWQILAFSVNDTATNAGLCTIGTFLVVMMTDNLVLSGFVAGIIMMLVRVFDGITDPIIGTLIDNTVTRWGKFRPFLLVGSIIINIGIFLLFGGFVHFENELLQYAWIIGSYIFYIFGYTCQTACTKSAQVQLTNDPGQRSTLGFLTAIISTAYWSLFLAFAVKYVDSFEGGFSNPDGYRVIAVITVAVNAVLTVCSILALKDHDRPECYSKEVKKEKIKVTAIFSLINGNRPLQMLVTAAATNKLASNLQGAAAVYFYLYTVQSLDMQAKVSLLGLPALFMGNTLGVIVARRYDKKVSFLFGTWMGLIFGVLIIVVQPFAPEQAVLFLALMLLVNAGTGISYMNIIPMIADVADYEHWKNGRFAPGLVGTTFSFVDKMVSSISGLLIGGALSYIGYTKNMPWSSEAYWAFLLVMLGVPILGHVASIIAYIWYPIDNAFYRKMYDDLQQNKSVL, encoded by the coding sequence ATGAGCGATACCCACCCCACCCACTACCACAAAGCCAAGCCATGGCAAATTTTAGCTTTCTCAGTTAACGATACCGCAACCAATGCGGGGCTGTGCACTATCGGGACTTTCTTAGTGGTGATGATGACGGATAATCTGGTTTTGTCCGGCTTTGTCGCGGGGATCATTATGATGTTGGTCCGGGTTTTTGATGGTATCACTGATCCGATCATTGGGACTTTAATTGATAATACAGTGACCCGATGGGGGAAGTTTCGTCCTTTTCTCCTCGTGGGCTCGATTATTATTAATATTGGGATTTTTCTTCTCTTTGGTGGCTTTGTTCATTTTGAGAACGAGTTGCTTCAATATGCATGGATTATCGGCAGTTACATTTTTTATATCTTTGGGTATACTTGTCAGACTGCTTGCACGAAGTCGGCTCAGGTGCAGTTGACGAATGATCCAGGGCAACGCTCGACTTTGGGCTTTCTCACTGCGATTATTTCGACTGCTTATTGGTCTCTCTTTCTCGCTTTTGCGGTTAAATACGTGGATAGCTTTGAGGGTGGCTTTTCAAATCCGGATGGCTATCGGGTGATCGCAGTGATCACTGTGGCCGTGAATGCGGTGTTGACTGTTTGTTCCATTCTCGCGCTCAAGGATCACGACCGTCCTGAGTGTTATTCAAAGGAAGTGAAGAAGGAGAAGATCAAAGTCACTGCGATCTTCAGTTTAATTAATGGAAATCGGCCTTTGCAAATGTTGGTGACGGCTGCGGCGACGAACAAACTCGCTAGTAATCTACAGGGGGCGGCAGCCGTGTATTTTTATTTGTATACGGTTCAGAGTCTCGACATGCAGGCTAAAGTTTCGCTCTTGGGATTACCTGCGCTCTTTATGGGAAACACCTTGGGAGTGATCGTGGCGCGGCGTTATGATAAGAAGGTGTCTTTTCTTTTCGGTACTTGGATGGGGCTGATTTTCGGAGTGCTCATTATTGTGGTCCAACCTTTTGCACCTGAGCAGGCGGTGCTCTTTTTGGCACTGATGCTACTGGTGAATGCTGGCACGGGTATCTCATATATGAATATTATACCGATGATTGCCGATGTGGCGGACTATGAGCATTGGAAGAATGGCCGGTTTGCTCCAGGCTTGGTCGGGACGACTTTTAGTTTTGTCGATAAAATGGTCTCGTCGATCTCCGGCTTACTCATCGGTGGCGCGCTCTCTTATATCGGATATACGAAAAACATGCCATGGTCCAGCGAGGCCTATTGGGCCTTTCTCCTTGTCATGTTGGGCGTGCCGATTCTGGGGCATGTTGCGTCCATTATCGCTTATATTTGGTATCCGATCGACAACGCCTTTTACAGGAAGATGTATGATGATCTTCAGCAGAATAAATCAGTTTTATGA
- a CDS encoding heparinase II/III domain-containing protein: MLILTFLVRRVFLESADYILHAVGPSGWFFNYSDSGSNPGIRPELYWFAQKVKRSELIWWNECNLRQHSEGKLSVLGDDRLLPLLLLWRKADEQSTEPLALSWAGDGVNPVSFHRSSWTDRNASFVGLKGGSPGASHGHMDVGQFVMESDGVRWAVDLGSQSYHELESAGLDIWSDDRWKVFRFGNMSHSVLVVDEAPQVINGQAPITRHQSNETLKYSVIDTSSVYAGQLKSSSRGVALYANGSVQIEDLITIEGRETKLCWSMVTLAEIEVLDASRARLSQDGEALMVEVFAPSNAVLEVVSMKPTHAYDAPNPGAKRLCFTLKVPAAEELRIAVSLIPETASPVTGERLPMSDW; the protein is encoded by the coding sequence GTGCTGATTTTGACCTTCCTCGTGCGCCGGGTTTTTCTAGAGTCGGCTGACTATATTCTACATGCGGTTGGCCCGTCTGGATGGTTTTTTAATTACTCCGATTCGGGATCGAATCCGGGGATCCGCCCTGAACTATATTGGTTCGCCCAGAAAGTGAAGCGCTCGGAATTGATTTGGTGGAACGAGTGTAATCTCCGGCAACATAGCGAAGGAAAGCTGAGCGTGTTAGGCGATGATCGTTTGTTGCCTTTATTATTGCTCTGGCGAAAAGCAGATGAACAAAGCACGGAACCATTGGCACTTAGCTGGGCTGGAGATGGGGTGAACCCAGTGTCCTTTCATCGCTCCAGTTGGACGGATCGAAATGCATCATTTGTCGGCTTAAAGGGCGGCTCGCCCGGAGCCAGTCACGGGCACATGGATGTCGGGCAGTTTGTCATGGAATCTGATGGAGTTCGTTGGGCGGTCGACTTGGGCTCGCAATCCTATCATGAATTGGAGTCGGCTGGTTTAGATATCTGGAGCGATGATCGTTGGAAAGTTTTCCGTTTCGGAAATATGAGTCACAGTGTGTTGGTTGTGGACGAGGCGCCTCAAGTAATCAATGGGCAGGCGCCGATCACAAGGCATCAATCGAATGAGACGTTGAAGTATTCGGTCATAGATACGAGCTCGGTGTATGCCGGTCAGCTGAAATCGTCCTCACGTGGCGTCGCTCTTTATGCGAACGGGAGCGTGCAGATCGAGGACCTGATCACAATAGAAGGCCGTGAAACAAAGCTTTGCTGGTCGATGGTGACTTTAGCGGAAATAGAGGTTCTCGATGCCTCTCGGGCTCGGCTGAGTCAGGATGGAGAGGCGCTCATGGTCGAGGTTTTCGCACCGTCCAATGCAGTGCTTGAAGTGGTTTCGATGAAGCCAACGCATGCCTATGATGCGCCGAATCCCGGCGCAAAGCGACTTTGTTTCACGCTAAAGGTGCCTGCTGCGGAAGAGCTCAGGATCGCAGTGTCATTAATCCCCGAAACTGCGTCACCTGTGACGGGCGAGCGTCTGCCGATGTCTGATTGGTAG
- a CDS encoding SGNH/GDSL hydrolase family protein — protein MPFSINNFPIYSCNWVSLFFAWIGCVCTVVASQEPGSDVVAAFSRATKGEPLRYVAIGGSITQASSSGWIGDWLDEQFPKSEISVVNSGMSGTGSSLGIFRIDRDIISHAPDLVVIEYCVNDGGLTDEQAILYMETLVVRLKSLPHPPAIVIVEAAARRGVNLQRHRRIARHYGLVEADMQAAVEAHLSEHGEDWNVLFSDDVHPNRAGHALYAETLRNTLRPLLNRARSKDRATATPLVPLPPPLSTKPLLLDARLVPLQAYITPDWKTGAPPSAWWGRFFQGAITAEAPGTALRLPVRGTTFGLFYARDTDNGSFLVNVDDSVPSHVYANTRDGFSYLLAGVDLPAREHMLNVVLPAESEIDPSRNGSVTLGYLLLAGETQATREPSPQGTFTPEVLRDLNLVPVPADAWSWTGPFSLSYPKEQMPIDARADTFTKFAPEPGDANFSLDRFTWKPVSAESNLVDFRTLIGEKKPSFVYARTEFDGGSGGQALLSITVDYYCQLWLNGERIIIFDGPHPRPHFSGPTESRSKRVLH, from the coding sequence ATGCCCTTCTCTATTAATAATTTTCCCATATATTCGTGCAACTGGGTCTCACTTTTTTTCGCCTGGATCGGATGTGTTTGTACTGTCGTTGCCTCACAGGAACCGGGGAGCGATGTTGTCGCCGCATTTTCTAGAGCAACAAAGGGCGAACCGCTTCGCTATGTCGCCATTGGTGGCTCAATCACCCAAGCCAGCAGTTCGGGCTGGATCGGCGACTGGCTGGACGAGCAATTCCCCAAAAGCGAAATCAGTGTAGTGAACTCGGGGATGAGCGGCACCGGCAGTTCGCTGGGAATTTTCCGCATCGACCGCGATATCATCTCACATGCACCCGATCTTGTTGTGATCGAATATTGCGTCAATGACGGCGGCCTCACCGATGAACAGGCGATTCTCTACATGGAAACATTGGTCGTTCGACTCAAATCACTGCCGCATCCTCCGGCCATTGTCATAGTGGAAGCAGCCGCCCGCAGGGGCGTAAATCTACAGCGCCATCGCCGAATCGCCCGCCACTACGGTCTTGTGGAAGCGGACATGCAGGCCGCGGTCGAGGCCCACCTATCCGAACATGGCGAGGACTGGAATGTGTTATTTTCGGATGACGTTCATCCAAACCGTGCGGGGCACGCGCTCTACGCGGAAACACTGCGCAATACCTTGCGCCCACTACTCAACCGCGCACGCAGCAAGGATAGAGCGACTGCAACACCCCTCGTTCCTCTACCGCCCCCCCTCAGTACGAAGCCTCTGTTGCTCGATGCACGCTTGGTACCGCTCCAAGCATATATCACCCCAGACTGGAAAACAGGAGCACCGCCCTCTGCCTGGTGGGGCCGTTTCTTCCAAGGCGCAATCACCGCAGAGGCGCCGGGAACTGCACTGCGCCTCCCCGTCCGTGGGACAACCTTTGGCCTGTTCTACGCAAGAGACACGGATAATGGCTCATTCTTGGTCAATGTCGACGACTCCGTACCGAGTCATGTATATGCGAATACACGCGATGGTTTCTCCTACCTCCTCGCCGGAGTCGACCTGCCGGCCCGCGAGCACATGCTGAATGTCGTCCTGCCCGCAGAAAGCGAAATCGACCCTAGCCGCAACGGATCCGTAACCCTTGGCTATCTTCTACTGGCAGGGGAGACACAGGCAACGCGTGAGCCGAGTCCACAAGGCACGTTCACTCCCGAGGTGCTACGCGATCTCAATTTGGTCCCAGTGCCAGCGGACGCCTGGAGCTGGACGGGACCTTTTTCATTATCGTACCCAAAAGAGCAGATGCCGATCGACGCGCGGGCCGATACCTTTACAAAGTTCGCTCCCGAGCCCGGCGACGCGAATTTCAGTCTAGATCGTTTCACATGGAAACCTGTGTCCGCCGAGAGCAACCTCGTGGATTTTCGCACGCTCATAGGCGAAAAGAAACCGTCCTTCGTCTACGCCCGAACGGAATTCGATGGTGGATCGGGCGGTCAGGCCCTCCTTTCCATCACCGTCGATTACTACTGTCAGTTGTGGCTCAACGGCGAGCGCATTATAATATTCGACGGTCCACATCCGCGGCCGCATTTCTCCGGTCCAACTGAAAGCAGGAGCAAACGAGTTCTTCATTAA
- a CDS encoding alpha/beta hydrolase, whose amino-acid sequence MKRILFCCLCLGVLMNSMLQGDMTGTTREPDFRAIYKTVNGRSLWLHCFEPRNAASSERPAILLVHGGGWTRGYPAIFFPMAERLSAMGFVVACVEYRLLDTHQHGSSVFDAVADVQDAMSYLRMDSKRLRIDPNRIAIAGASAGGHLAIGTALFEDYREVTRSASFRPDAVILFNPVIDTSEAGYGHAKLGSDWQTLSPLHRVHSKMPPTLLFHGQADGTVPFAGARAFQASMLAHGNTCDFFPNQNGNHGYYRKSPVYEETLEAVYAFALRQGLLAKL is encoded by the coding sequence ATGAAACGAATTCTATTCTGCTGCCTCTGTCTGGGAGTTCTGATGAACTCAATGCTTCAGGGCGATATGACCGGCACGACACGGGAGCCGGATTTTCGGGCTATTTATAAAACAGTCAATGGGCGCTCGCTTTGGCTGCACTGTTTTGAGCCACGGAACGCCGCTTCAAGTGAGCGGCCCGCCATCCTCTTGGTACATGGCGGAGGCTGGACGCGTGGCTATCCGGCTATTTTCTTTCCCATGGCGGAGCGACTCAGTGCTATGGGATTTGTGGTGGCTTGTGTTGAATACCGATTACTGGATACCCACCAGCATGGGTCTTCGGTTTTTGATGCAGTGGCGGATGTACAGGATGCCATGTCTTATCTACGGATGGATTCAAAGCGACTGCGGATCGACCCGAATCGGATTGCCATTGCCGGCGCGTCTGCCGGGGGGCATTTGGCGATCGGAACGGCGCTTTTTGAGGATTATCGAGAGGTCACTCGGTCGGCCTCATTTCGACCCGATGCAGTAATACTTTTTAATCCGGTGATCGATACTTCGGAGGCTGGTTATGGTCACGCAAAACTCGGTTCTGACTGGCAGACGCTCTCGCCGCTGCATCGGGTGCACTCAAAGATGCCACCGACCTTACTCTTCCATGGGCAGGCGGATGGGACGGTGCCATTTGCCGGAGCGCGTGCGTTTCAGGCCAGTATGCTGGCGCATGGCAATACTTGTGACTTCTTTCCGAATCAGAATGGCAATCATGGTTACTATCGAAAGAGCCCCGTGTATGAAGAAACTTTGGAGGCAGTGTATGCCTTTGCCCTGCGTCAGGGATTACTCGCAAAGCTCTGA
- a CDS encoding DNRLRE domain-containing protein: MKFSSHTHTLTVLVLASAVIPLAATADILEIGTTVDDYIRSGSNADNAQNSTNLILVGDTATAGDELRGMLTFDLSSYTELVGATINSATLTFTINDSDETGAGKSANETITLNLFQTNTSFTESATWNSPWTTAGGDLDNLIASTTGNPGSDAQGTNLDFSGSNLDTAIANTIGGSISFILAIDPSEVDGTRSIFRLTSNEPVIGGGVTADFSPVLSIDYTAVPEPSIFALLTGLAGLSLAVVRRRK; encoded by the coding sequence ATGAAATTCTCATCCCACACACACACTCTCACTGTCCTGGTGCTCGCTTCGGCAGTAATTCCACTGGCTGCTACGGCAGATATTCTTGAGATTGGGACAACAGTCGACGACTATATTCGCTCTGGCTCAAATGCCGATAATGCCCAAAATTCTACAAATTTGATTCTTGTCGGTGACACTGCAACTGCTGGCGACGAATTACGTGGAATGCTGACATTTGATTTATCCAGCTATACAGAGCTGGTTGGTGCAACGATCAACAGCGCAACACTAACATTTACAATTAATGACAGTGATGAGACTGGGGCTGGCAAGTCAGCGAATGAAACCATTACACTGAACCTATTTCAAACCAACACCTCTTTCACAGAATCAGCCACATGGAATAGTCCATGGACAACCGCTGGCGGCGACCTAGACAATCTGATTGCCAGCACAACAGGAAATCCCGGTTCTGATGCACAAGGAACTAACCTGGACTTCTCGGGAAGCAACCTAGATACAGCCATTGCGAATACGATTGGTGGCTCGATTAGCTTCATCCTGGCAATAGATCCAAGCGAAGTTGACGGAACCCGCAGTATTTTCCGCCTAACTAGCAACGAGCCAGTGATCGGTGGCGGTGTCACTGCGGATTTCTCGCCCGTTCTATCGATCGACTACACTGCGGTTCCAGAACCATCGATCTTTGCACTCTTGACGGGTCTTGCTGGACTCTCACTCGCCGTTGTACGTCGTCGCAAATGA
- a CDS encoding type II secretion system protein has protein sequence MKCPAQLHASPLIRFRRRSSLGFTLIELLAVIAVVAILAAILIPTFGSVRTKAQQTQCAFNLRRIGEAILLYASENNGELPGRDAGLYGQISAQTIMRTKIN, from the coding sequence ATGAAATGCCCCGCTCAATTGCATGCTTCGCCTTTAATACGTTTTCGTCGTCGTTCTTCACTGGGGTTTACCCTGATTGAACTGCTCGCTGTGATTGCAGTGGTCGCGATTCTTGCGGCAATTTTAATTCCGACCTTTGGGAGTGTGCGTACAAAAGCGCAGCAAACTCAATGTGCCTTTAATCTGAGACGGATCGGTGAAGCGATTTTATTATACGCGAGTGAAAACAATGGAGAACTTCCTGGGCGGGATGCTGGTTTGTATGGTCAAATCAGTGCCCAGACGATTATGCGAACAAAGATAAACTGA
- a CDS encoding glycoside hydrolase family 1 protein, whose amino-acid sequence MPGKVLNGDTLNVVCDHYHLYEKDLELMAKLGAKNYRLSISWPRIFPKGRGSVNPLSIDFYNRLIDACLRHGVPPWVTMFHCDLPQGLEEDFGGWRDRRTADAFGPYADTLVKSLGDRVKNWITINEIFCFTQDGYGNGTKAPGAKESEQVVNQTYHTALLAHGEAVGAVRQYGGHGARVGITDNPIPIIPWAETSEDIAAARQAFIEINSRVLEPLYRGQYTEAYDKTVGDNAAQ is encoded by the coding sequence ATCCCCGGTAAAGTATTGAATGGAGACACGCTCAACGTCGTCTGCGACCATTATCATTTATACGAAAAGGATCTCGAGTTAATGGCTAAACTCGGCGCCAAAAACTACCGTCTCTCGATTTCCTGGCCACGTATTTTCCCCAAAGGGCGCGGCTCTGTAAATCCGCTCAGCATCGACTTCTACAACAGACTGATTGATGCCTGCCTGCGCCATGGTGTGCCCCCATGGGTCACGATGTTCCACTGCGATCTACCGCAAGGCCTAGAAGAAGACTTCGGAGGCTGGCGGGATCGCCGCACCGCTGATGCCTTCGGCCCTTACGCAGACACTTTAGTCAAATCTCTCGGTGATCGCGTTAAAAACTGGATCACAATCAACGAGATTTTCTGCTTCACACAGGATGGATATGGTAACGGCACCAAAGCTCCGGGAGCCAAAGAGTCGGAGCAAGTCGTCAACCAAACTTATCACACCGCCCTACTCGCGCATGGCGAAGCCGTCGGGGCCGTGCGGCAATATGGAGGCCACGGAGCACGTGTCGGCATCACTGACAACCCGATCCCAATCATCCCCTGGGCTGAAACCTCCGAAGATATTGCCGCAGCACGCCAGGCATTTATCGAAATCAACTCCCGTGTTTTGGAACCACTTTATCGGGGACAATATACCGAAGCCTACGACAAAACCGTCGGTGACAATGCAGCTCAATGA
- a CDS encoding family 1 glycosylhydrolase, whose translation MDGWMDGWMDGWMDGYQRRVGVVYNNYATQTRTPKLSAKWFSKVIEANSIL comes from the coding sequence ATGGATGGATGGATGGATGGATGGATGGATGGATGGATGGATGGCTATCAGCGACGAGTTGGGGTTGTCTACAATAACTACGCCACACAAACCCGCACACCGAAACTCAGCGCGAAGTGGTTTAGCAAAGTCATTGAAGCAAACAGTATCCTCTAA
- a CDS encoding GDSL-type esterase/lipase family protein — protein MKYNAIQLSLLLLLSFFTGTGLQAADERTAFTQFYDRSPTKYAGDMRRFDQEVQAPGGIVAVGSSSMRMWGSIQRDLAPLTIIRRGFGGSTFDDVLYSVDTLILKSRPRAVLIYEGDNDLAHGASPQVVADCFQAIVREVHADQSEVRFYVMAIKPSLARKNLWGRMQEANELLKGICESNPLLTYIDSSSGMLNLDGTIRPDIFKRDNLHMNDRGYAVWAETVAPVLKSSELAYE, from the coding sequence ATGAAATACAATGCTATCCAACTCAGTTTACTTTTATTGCTCAGTTTTTTTACCGGGACTGGTCTTCAGGCCGCGGATGAACGCACTGCATTTACGCAGTTTTATGACCGTAGCCCGACTAAGTATGCCGGCGATATGCGTCGATTTGACCAAGAGGTGCAGGCGCCCGGTGGCATTGTTGCAGTTGGTAGTTCGAGTATGCGCATGTGGGGGAGTATCCAGCGCGACTTGGCTCCGTTGACAATCATTCGCCGTGGTTTTGGCGGGAGCACTTTTGATGATGTGCTCTACTCGGTCGATACACTGATTCTGAAAAGCCGACCTCGGGCTGTGCTGATCTATGAGGGAGATAACGACCTCGCTCACGGAGCATCGCCACAAGTTGTGGCCGATTGCTTTCAGGCTATCGTTCGTGAAGTGCATGCCGATCAATCGGAGGTGCGCTTCTATGTCATGGCCATTAAACCGAGCCTTGCCCGCAAGAATCTCTGGGGGCGTATGCAAGAAGCGAATGAGTTGCTGAAAGGGATTTGCGAGTCAAACCCCTTGCTGACTTACATCGATAGCTCTTCGGGGATGTTGAATCTCGATGGCACAATACGTCCGGACATTTTCAAGAGGGACAATCTGCACATGAATGACCGAGGCTATGCGGTGTGGGCCGAGACGGTGGCACCTGTCCTAAAATCAAGCGAGTTGGCTTACGAATGA
- a CDS encoding glycosyl hydrolase family 28 protein yields MLLHISTLKRIFICAVMLCGVASKSVEAETLVLRSVSDGYIRTTQSANLANNERNHLFLVGDTAQVGDYLRSVLTFDLNRPELVGAKIINAELVLEVSDQDKGAGSSSSTVEQLNLHALDQVFDESTVDWIRFNRESKWNRLGGDFGPSLALINVNASEAESGRMFTLGGKALAAAVQASIGAKGAWLLKLAEENQNRSIFRFKSSKSRLVIDYEPSPAVAAAVAALREPLPGQPGIPVEGVTPVPGYPEAPESSNYYLIAGGHSVEVKSEPYDFDVVMFTMRDEPVLVDVMVQGDFTEFSVKPDRHNLKATRVQNAIRFTLDEPVKLVVQIPGRKPLAIIATPEEVDVPSPEDANVLYFKPGVTYAGVIRPQSGQTVYFAPGALVRGRIEATAVQNVKVLGRGILDTSGYALRNKKLHGILFDHAENIKVDGIGVRSNDTWWQTLFLNSINVEVSQMNLFGIGVNTDGVDIDAVKNFVVRDTFIRAEDDGLGWHSLDAATNGEIITENALAENVVIWNTGAGNGIRIGASMEAQLWRNITIRNVDILQHAGAGIYSDFSDWAWMDNLRFENIVIEKPSKPIRFYIDETRYSNSTGYLDERGHFDRLLFENVRMNGGQIRLSGYDATHRINGVRFNNCVNDGIPVDSLDQITVNDFVTDIDFNKPLPPELPVAEGTYEAEYCESRTNGVPQYIADMPNASHGRIRVFEARGAGDFIEHDLTVPSAGEYEFALLVRTSPEGGLAELSINGKVIGPKIDLYSSRPDFRVVDCGELQFGSAGLLELRLTSTGKHARSRGYRMELDVIQLKVK; encoded by the coding sequence ATGTTACTCCACATATCTACTTTAAAAAGAATTTTTATCTGTGCCGTCATGTTGTGTGGCGTTGCATCCAAGTCTGTTGAGGCAGAGACGCTAGTGTTAAGGTCGGTTTCAGATGGCTACATCCGCACGACACAATCAGCCAATTTGGCAAATAACGAAAGGAATCATCTCTTCCTCGTTGGTGATACGGCGCAAGTAGGTGACTATCTCCGGTCGGTGTTGACGTTCGATTTGAACCGACCGGAGCTTGTCGGAGCAAAGATTATCAATGCCGAACTAGTCTTGGAAGTGAGTGATCAGGACAAAGGTGCGGGCAGCAGTTCCTCGACCGTGGAGCAACTCAATCTGCATGCCTTGGACCAAGTTTTTGATGAATCAACAGTAGATTGGATTCGATTTAATCGGGAGAGCAAATGGAACCGTCTCGGCGGCGATTTCGGACCGAGTTTGGCCTTGATCAATGTCAACGCATCCGAGGCTGAATCTGGGCGGATGTTTACTTTGGGTGGAAAGGCGCTTGCTGCCGCTGTTCAAGCGTCCATCGGAGCAAAGGGGGCATGGCTGCTGAAGCTCGCCGAGGAAAATCAGAATCGGAGTATTTTTCGTTTCAAATCCAGCAAGAGTCGATTGGTGATCGATTATGAGCCATCACCGGCAGTGGCGGCGGCAGTCGCGGCTTTACGGGAACCACTGCCGGGACAGCCCGGAATTCCAGTCGAGGGAGTCACCCCGGTGCCCGGGTATCCGGAGGCACCGGAGAGCTCAAATTATTACTTGATCGCTGGTGGGCATTCAGTCGAGGTGAAGTCAGAACCTTATGATTTTGACGTCGTTATGTTCACGATGCGCGATGAGCCTGTTTTGGTCGATGTGATGGTGCAAGGGGACTTTACGGAGTTCAGCGTCAAACCGGACCGTCACAATTTGAAGGCAACTCGGGTGCAGAATGCGATTCGGTTTACATTGGATGAGCCTGTGAAGCTGGTGGTGCAGATTCCCGGGCGGAAGCCGCTGGCGATTATCGCGACGCCTGAAGAAGTGGATGTGCCTTCTCCTGAGGATGCCAATGTCCTTTATTTTAAACCAGGCGTAACTTATGCGGGTGTGATTCGCCCTCAGAGTGGGCAGACGGTTTATTTCGCGCCAGGCGCACTGGTGCGGGGGCGGATCGAAGCCACTGCAGTTCAAAATGTGAAGGTCTTGGGACGTGGAATCTTGGATACTTCCGGATATGCGCTGCGCAATAAGAAGTTACACGGTATTTTGTTTGATCATGCGGAGAATATCAAGGTTGATGGGATCGGTGTCCGCAGTAATGACACTTGGTGGCAAACGCTCTTTTTAAACTCAATCAACGTTGAGGTCTCGCAGATGAATCTCTTTGGTATTGGTGTGAATACCGACGGTGTGGATATCGATGCGGTGAAGAATTTTGTGGTTCGTGACACTTTTATTCGAGCGGAAGATGATGGTCTCGGCTGGCACTCGCTGGATGCTGCGACGAACGGCGAGATTATCACAGAAAACGCCTTGGCAGAAAATGTGGTGATTTGGAATACAGGAGCGGGCAATGGTATTCGGATAGGTGCATCCATGGAAGCTCAGCTTTGGCGTAACATTACAATTCGCAATGTCGATATTTTGCAACATGCTGGTGCTGGGATTTATAGCGATTTCTCGGATTGGGCTTGGATGGACAATTTGCGCTTTGAAAATATTGTGATTGAGAAGCCTTCAAAGCCGATTCGATTTTATATCGATGAAACTCGGTACAGTAACTCAACCGGATATTTGGATGAGCGTGGTCATTTTGACCGATTACTGTTTGAGAATGTCCGGATGAATGGCGGTCAGATTCGATTGAGCGGATATGATGCCACGCATCGCATTAACGGAGTTCGATTCAATAATTGTGTGAATGATGGCATTCCGGTCGATTCGCTTGATCAGATCACGGTCAACGATTTTGTGACAGATATCGATTTTAATAAGCCATTGCCGCCAGAGCTGCCGGTTGCAGAGGGAACTTATGAAGCTGAATACTGTGAATCACGAACGAATGGTGTGCCGCAGTATATAGCCGACATGCCAAATGCGAGTCATGGGCGTATCCGGGTTTTTGAGGCCCGTGGTGCGGGGGATTTCATTGAGCATGACCTCACGGTGCCTTCTGCTGGTGAATATGAATTCGCACTGCTTGTGCGGACATCTCCTGAGGGCGGCCTCGCGGAGCTTAGCATTAATGGAAAAGTGATTGGACCGAAAATCGACCTGTATTCTTCCCGTCCGGACTTTCGAGTCGTGGACTGCGGCGAACTGCAATTCGGTTCGGCTGGCTTGCTGGAACTCCGACTTACATCGACCGGTAAACATGCTCGTAGTCGCGGCTACCGGATGGAACTCGATGTAATCCAACTGAAGGTCAAATAG